Genomic DNA from Anaerolineae bacterium:
GAAAGCGCAATTTGGCGGAAAAGGCTCGCCGGCTAAAACCAATTTTCCCGACACCAGATTGGGCCACATTTTGACCAAAGCCATTGGCCAGGATACTGTTCTGAACCCATCTACTGCCGAAATCAAAGTTGCGCCGGGCGATTGGTTGCTTTTATGCAGCGACGGTCTGTGGAACATGGTTGAAGATAACCAAATTTTAACAGAACTGCAAAAAGCAGACGACCACCCGGCCCAGGCCGTAGACGCTTTAGTGGGGGCAGCGAACGAGGGGGGCGGCAAAGATAACGTTTCGGTGGTGGCCATAAAAATACTTCCCGCGGCGAGCGTTTAAAATATTAGGCCGAAACCAAAACCTCTCTGGCTATCTCCATAAACGCCCGCAAAATCGGCGACATCCACTTATCCTTTTGCCAAATCATTAACAAATTGGCGTAGATCGGCCCGTTTACCCAGGGTAATTCCACCAGCGACCCCGCAGTTAGTTCCTCCTTTACCGCAATTTGGGGCAGCATGGTTATACCCGCTCCGGCTATCACACATTTTTTTATGGCTTCAATGCAGTTAAATTGCAACCTCATTGGTAACACCACCTTTTCCTCGGTGAGTATCTTTTCCAACAGCCTAACATAACTGCAATCAGCGGTTGGCACAAGAACGGTTTCATTCTTCAGGTCATGCACGCCGATACTTTGACGACTTGCCAGCGGATTATCAGGAGAGGTGACAATGGCCAAAGGGACTGTCATTAATTCTTCCGTCACCAGATCGGCCATCCGAAAGGTGTCAACAATTAAAAAGGCCAGGTTGGTAACGCCTGAGCGTAGTTCTTCCTG
This window encodes:
- a CDS encoding LysR family transcriptional regulator codes for the protein MELRQLRTFQTIATLHSFNQAAKVLDYAQSTVSEQIKALETDLNVRLFKRAGKQVALTEAGEILLQYAQKILNLEEEVRTEVGNHEETYGSLSIRIPETVSIYYLPPILKKFQQRFPKVGLNCNNCTYFSLQEELRSGVTNLAFLIVDTFRMADLVTEELMTVPLAIVTSPDNPLASRQSIGVHDLKNETVLVPTADCSYVRLLEKILTEEKVVLPMRLQFNCIEAIKKCVIAGAGITMLPQIAVKEELTAGSLVELPWVNGPIYANLLMIWQKDKWMSPILRAFMEIAREVLVSA